TTTCCGTGAAAAGTGCTGCTCAACCAGGGATCCATGTTAATTGGCAAACATCCACCATCTCTACGGATCAAGCGTTACCCAGTGCAGTGCCCGTGCAATTCGGTGGATTAGGCAGGGCATTCTCGCCTGAGGATTTTTACGCTCTTTCGATTTCAAACTGCCTAATTGGAACATTTAAGGTGTACGCAGAAAAATCCTCTCTGCAGTTTGAAGAAATCACCTGCGATTGCACTTTAGATGTCGATCGTAATGAACAAGGTGTGCCGTGGATGTCAAAAGTAGATATCAACGTACAGCTGTATCATCCAAGTTCTAAAGAAAAAGCAGAGGCATTGATCAAAAAGACGATCAGGGAATCTATGGTTTTAAATTCAATTAAAACTGAAACAAATGTGCACTTTGAAATTATACAGTAACTGATCCTTAGCAAGCCTATGAACTCTAACAACTTTGAATCGAATAAGTTTTTTCTTTTCAAAGATAAAGAGAGACTTAGGCTCTAAGGAGGAAGTTATGCCTATCACCCAAATACAGGACAGTGACATCTCACGATGTATTAATCTTTGCCTAAGCTGCGAACGCAGCTGCCTTGAAACATTTAATTATTGTGTGGAACAAAAGGGGACCGCCTTTTCAGGCAAACATCTTTCCTTACTGCAGTTCTGTGCGGATTCCTGTCACTTATCTGCAAAGCTTTTGATGGCCGATGTAAATCATTTCCATCAAGCGTGCGAACTTACTTTCGAACTTTGCTCTTCAACTGCAGCTGAATGCGAACGCTATGAGGGTGATGATATATTCGTTCGCTGCGCAGAAATCTGCAGAGAAACTCAAGAGCTGTGCCGAAGATTAGCAGGCATGACAGTTCGAGTGCCTTTCCAAGAAATTCCCCGCACTCAAACTTCGACGCAGGCTTCTCACTAATAAGTTTAGGGAATAAAAAAAAGCCCTCTGTTTTCGCAGAGGGCTTTTTTAGTTTTGATTCTTTGAAAAATTACTTCGCAGTGAACATTGAAGTCGCAAAGAAACCTTTGCGGAAAGTAGACCAGTTGCCTGATCTTACAGGAGCGACTCTCCAGAAATAGTTTTTACCAGCTTCTAAGCCAGAAACTTCAAACTTAGCATCAGTCACGTGGTATTCATTCGCAACCAACCATTTAAAGTTTGGATCAGTCGCCACTTGTACGTGGTATTCGTTAGCATCTGGATTTGCTTTCCAAGCTAAAGCTGCTTTTCCGCCCGTAACTGCTTCATTGTAAGCAGGGCCTGTAAGTTCAACCACAGCAGGAACTTTGCGTTTATCAGGATTGCTCATAGGCTGTGGAAAAAGCGCATTCATTTGAGCTGAAAGATCACCGTGACCGCCACCACCGTGGCCACCTTCTTCAGCCATAGCAGGTGCAGTTAAAGCTAAAGTCATAGCAAATGCGAATAGGGATACGACGATCTTCATAGTATAATTCCTTTTGTAATGAATGCTTTGAAAGTAAAATAAAATGTGGATTTAGAAAACCCTCTTGCGAATATTGCCGGAGGGTGTTAAAAAATCCCACGGTTTTGCGGATGATTGCTTTAAAAGATGTCGTAAGACATTGAAATTAAAGAGGAAAGTCCGGACTCCATATGGCAGCGCAAGGGGTAACGCCCCTCTACGGTAACGTAAGGAACAGTGGAACAGAGAGAATGTCCAGGGCATTGAGCCCGGAAGCGGGAACGGGAGCTTCTGGGGGAGTCGCTGGAGTGAAAACAGCCAAACTCTGCGCGGAGCAAGATCAAATAGGGTGACATTAGTAGAGCGGCCAGCTCGTAGTCACCGGGTAAGATCGCTTGAGGGTGTCAGTAATGTCACTCCCAGAGGAATGATCATCTATGGTTATCGGGTAAAATTATGGGACCTGGTGACTAAGACAGAATCCGGCTTACAGCAAAACCTAACTCCCACCTTCCTCCTAGGGGTCGTCGATAACGGCCCATCCGACTGCGTTGTCGGCATTTTTCCTTCGCTCCGATGTGGCGCTGCCACACCTCCGCTGCAGAAAAACACCTCCGCCTTGCGGCTGAACCGTTCTCGCCAACCCTGTTATGCCTGGTTTTTTTTCTGGCTCTTCCTTCGGAAGTCGCGTTTGCTCGTCCCTTTGGGCCTCGTGGTTTGGGACTTTGCAGTCTATCCTTTATTTTGTTTTCTCAACTGCCTCGAAGGAGTAGGGTTCTTGGCTATGGAAAAAATGGCTTGGAATATTGAATCGGAATATCCTTCTTATAATTCTTCTGAATTTGCGGCTGATTTTGAATTGGTTTCGCAAAAGGTGGCTTTGCTGGAAAAGCGAGTTGCTCAGATTTCTTCAGAACTTTCTTCTACTCTTGATAATGGCAAAGACCTGTCTGGTGCTTTAGTTGACCAGCTTCAGGCTATTGTTATTGATGCTGAAGAAGCTGGGGTTCTGGCTTGGAATATGGGGACTTACCTTAATTGTGTGCTGTCGGTGGATTCTACTGATGAAGGGGCTAAGGCTAAGCGTTCAGAGTTGAGTGCTTTAAGTTCTCGTAGTTCTCAGGCGTTTGTGCCGGTCGATAATTTTATTATTCGTTGTTCTGAAAAAACTTTGATGGCTTTGCTGGCGCATCCGCTAGTGGCGCCTAGTGAATTTTTGTGGCGTCATTCTCGTAAACTTCGTGAGACGGTTTTATCTAATAATGAAGAAGCTTTGCTTGAAGCGGTTAGTACCCCGGGGCTTCGTGCTTGGGGTGAGCTTTATACTACTTTAAGCGGCACTATGAAGTGTCATATGAAGTTTGCTGATCGTACTGAGACTGTGGGGCTAGCGCATGCCAGTGCTTTGATTCGTAATCAAGATCCTGAAGTTCGTCGTGTGGCTTGGGAAAGTATTCAAGAAGCTTGGAATGGACAAAAGGAAACTGCGGCTTCTATTTTGAATTCTATTTCTGGTTGGCGACATGAAGTGAATAAGAAACGTTCTTATTCTAAACAAGTTCATTTCTTAGATACCG
This is a stretch of genomic DNA from Bdellovibrio reynosensis. It encodes these proteins:
- a CDS encoding OsmC family protein, whose protein sequence is MLNFPMKFSVKSAAQPGIHVNWQTSTISTDQALPSAVPVQFGGLGRAFSPEDFYALSISNCLIGTFKVYAEKSSLQFEEITCDCTLDVDRNEQGVPWMSKVDINVQLYHPSSKEKAEALIKKTIRESMVLNSIKTETNVHFEIIQ
- a CDS encoding four-helix bundle copper-binding protein, whose protein sequence is MPITQIQDSDISRCINLCLSCERSCLETFNYCVEQKGTAFSGKHLSLLQFCADSCHLSAKLLMADVNHFHQACELTFELCSSTAAECERYEGDDIFVRCAEICRETQELCRRLAGMTVRVPFQEIPRTQTSTQASH
- a CDS encoding fibronectin type III domain-containing protein, with protein sequence MKIVVSLFAFAMTLALTAPAMAEEGGHGGGGHGDLSAQMNALFPQPMSNPDKRKVPAVVELTGPAYNEAVTGGKAALAWKANPDANEYHVQVATDPNFKWLVANEYHVTDAKFEVSGLEAGKNYFWRVAPVRSGNWSTFRKGFFATSMFTAK